One stretch of Mesotoga sp. UBA6090 DNA includes these proteins:
- a CDS encoding fasciclin domain-containing protein: protein MKKIFLVLVLIGLVFTGFSKNIVEVAVSAGNFSTLVAAVEKAGLVGTLNGDGPFTVFAPTDEAFAKLPEGTVESLLNDIPTLTRILTYHVVPGKYMASDVISLESLKSVEGGYIPIKVEEGKVYVSTAMITAVDIEASNGVIHVIDTVILPPERETRRIPEIAIDAASLTTLVTALQEAGLVEALMGDGPFTVFAPNDEAFAKLPEGTVESLLKDIPTLKNILLYHVISGEYMAEDVLGMRSLTALNGGQLMINPNEVKIQGSGILVTDILEANGVIHIIDSVMIP, encoded by the coding sequence ATGAAAAAGATATTTCTGGTGTTGGTTTTAATAGGATTGGTTTTTACTGGTTTCTCCAAGAACATCGTAGAAGTAGCGGTTTCGGCAGGCAATTTCAGTACCCTTGTGGCGGCGGTTGAAAAGGCGGGTCTTGTGGGCACACTAAATGGAGATGGACCATTTACTGTATTCGCTCCAACTGACGAAGCATTTGCAAAACTCCCGGAGGGAACTGTCGAAAGTCTCCTAAACGACATACCGACACTGACAAGAATTCTTACCTACCATGTGGTTCCCGGAAAGTATATGGCTTCGGACGTGATCTCTCTTGAATCGCTGAAGTCTGTCGAAGGCGGCTACATACCAATAAAAGTCGAAGAGGGCAAGGTTTACGTGAGCACTGCAATGATAACGGCAGTCGACATAGAAGCAAGCAATGGAGTAATTCATGTTATAGACACGGTCATCCTTCCCCCAGAACGAGAGACAAGAAGAATTCCTGAAATTGCTATCGATGCGGCCTCCCTTACAACACTGGTAACAGCACTTCAGGAAGCCGGTCTAGTAGAAGCGCTAATGGGTGATGGCCCCTTCACAGTCTTCGCCCCGAATGATGAAGCCTTTGCAAAATTGCCCGAAGGTACAGTCGAATCGCTGCTCAAAGACATACCGACTCTAAAGAATATACTCCTATACCACGTCATATCGGGAGAATATATGGCTGAAGACGTCCTGGGCATGAGATCTCTGACTGCTCTTAATGGCGGCCAGTTGATGATCAACCCAAACGAAGTCAAGATTCAAGGATCTGGGATACTCGTAACGGATATACTTGAGGCAAATGGTGTAATCCACATAATAGATTCAGTAATGATTCCGTAA
- a CDS encoding phytoene desaturase family protein gives MNGKFFPGNKYDVTVIGSGLGSLSAASLLVNRGLKVLVAEQHYLPGGCCSIFRRNDFTFDSAVGMVFGFGNRGFNSHRFVFNEIGEDIEMVRHEALYAVTFGEKRIVFWPDLDRFIEELGNNFPGYEEQLRRFYNYLADLYHNVIVADPVIVPPTEMKKSDSLRSLLKHPVRQAKMIRLLFRSTEELMQKFIDPEAKELYQFFDVLTSTYCYTTVKETLGILAVTMFIDNHEGGGFYPVGSSQMIPNKLEKAIEKNGGYMLYENRVSEVLFKDGKAAGIKLEDGSEIISDFVIYGGTVWNLYGGIVPEKFVSQERVKWMESLESTFPAMVV, from the coding sequence ATGAACGGCAAGTTCTTTCCTGGAAACAAATACGACGTTACGGTAATTGGATCTGGACTCGGAAGTTTATCGGCTGCCTCTCTACTTGTTAACAGGGGTCTAAAAGTGCTCGTTGCAGAGCAGCATTATCTTCCGGGAGGATGTTGCTCGATATTCAGAAGAAATGACTTTACGTTTGATTCTGCAGTCGGCATGGTATTCGGATTTGGAAACCGCGGCTTCAATTCTCACAGGTTTGTTTTCAACGAGATCGGCGAAGACATTGAAATGGTAAGACACGAGGCCCTATACGCCGTGACTTTCGGAGAGAAGAGAATAGTTTTCTGGCCAGATCTGGATCGATTTATAGAAGAACTTGGAAATAACTTTCCCGGATATGAAGAACAGCTCAGAAGGTTCTACAACTATCTAGCCGACTTATATCATAACGTGATTGTTGCAGATCCGGTAATTGTCCCTCCTACTGAAATGAAGAAAAGCGACAGTCTCAGATCTCTGCTGAAGCATCCTGTACGACAGGCGAAAATGATCAGGCTTCTATTCAGAAGCACTGAAGAACTTATGCAAAAGTTTATAGACCCCGAAGCAAAGGAGCTTTATCAGTTTTTCGATGTTCTCACTTCCACCTACTGCTATACGACCGTAAAGGAAACCCTCGGCATCCTGGCCGTAACTATGTTCATAGACAATCATGAAGGAGGAGGCTTCTACCCTGTAGGTTCATCGCAGATGATACCAAACAAACTTGAGAAGGCGATCGAGAAAAATGGCGGTTACATGCTGTACGAAAACAGGGTTAGTGAGGTTCTGTTTAAGGATGGAAAGGCAGCGGGGATAAAGCTCGAAGATGGGAGCGAAATCATATCTGACTTCGTAATTTACGGTGGGACGGTCTGGAACCTCTATGGAGGAATCGTTCCCGAAAAGTTTGTTAGTCAGGAAAGAGTTAAATGGATGGAGTCTCTTGAGTCGACTTTTCCCGCCATGGTCGTGTAG
- a CDS encoding ABC transporter permease, whose product MISKENLASVVRRYGVLFALIIVFAVFSFMEPTFYSVRNILSIIRQASITGILAIGLTTVVIAGEFDMSFASLAGFSGVLSVILMGKLFMGAIPAWIISLLVALGVGALNGLVILFIGVPSIITTIGMMTLLAGFTKWLTGGSTYYSAKFPEIFPFLGRSFLFETIPMPVVIFAIIIAIYVVVLEHTKIGRFFHAVGGNPKASEHVGIKVRKVKFIALLISGFMAGLAGIMIGSLLGSGTPAMGDGYLMPGISAMFIGAVFLRDGVPNIWGTVIGSLLLSVLTNGFVMINLPFYMKEIVLGAVLIGSVSMVAIFKKGSIPGVNLL is encoded by the coding sequence ATGATCTCAAAAGAAAACCTGGCTTCAGTAGTGAGAAGATACGGTGTGTTATTTGCATTGATCATCGTATTTGCCGTATTCTCATTCATGGAACCTACCTTTTATAGTGTAAGAAATATTCTATCGATTATTAGACAGGCAAGCATAACGGGAATCCTCGCTATCGGTCTAACTACTGTTGTGATAGCCGGTGAATTCGATATGTCATTCGCATCACTTGCAGGGTTCTCCGGTGTTCTTAGTGTAATACTGATGGGAAAACTCTTCATGGGAGCAATTCCCGCGTGGATAATCTCCCTCTTGGTAGCTTTGGGAGTCGGTGCTCTGAATGGACTAGTAATACTTTTCATTGGGGTTCCGTCGATAATTACTACCATTGGAATGATGACGCTTCTTGCCGGATTTACGAAATGGCTTACGGGAGGATCGACCTACTACTCAGCGAAATTCCCGGAAATATTTCCATTCCTTGGAAGGTCTTTTCTCTTTGAGACAATTCCAATGCCGGTAGTAATATTCGCAATTATTATAGCTATTTATGTGGTTGTTCTTGAACATACGAAGATCGGAAGATTCTTTCACGCAGTAGGTGGAAACCCAAAAGCATCTGAGCATGTGGGTATTAAAGTTAGGAAGGTGAAGTTCATTGCCTTGCTGATTTCGGGATTCATGGCAGGACTTGCCGGAATAATGATAGGTTCGCTTCTTGGATCAGGTACTCCAGCTATGGGCGACGGATATCTTATGCCGGGAATAAGCGCAATGTTCATTGGAGCAGTCTTTCTGCGAGACGGAGTTCCAAATATCTGGGGAACCGTTATTGGCTCTCTTTTACTGTCAGTTCTGACAAATGGATTTGTTATGATCAATCTTCCTTTCTACATGAAGGAGATAGTACTTGGAGCGGTTCTAATTGGATCAGTAAGCATGGTAGCGATTTTCAAGAAAGGTTCCATACCAGGTGTGAATTTGCTTTAG
- a CDS encoding phytoene desaturase family protein: MKFDCIVIGAGIAGLSCAAFLSKAGKKVALVERAEKPGGCSSSFEHRGYHFDSGIKAVENAGLLFPMLENFGILDNLQFVKNRVYAGFEDKVFSMESDESLLEYFDFLGKRFPESRSGIEDLLKEMEELNSFMGSLSGMSGPLYGKTTFLTKLKSIPWFLKNGKKLLGFLKKLKYNNVPFRDFLRARILDDELVSIIDEPFFDGTPAFFGLAYPTVFRDYFYPKGGIERIPLELAEFIRKSGGTVLTNTEVTKILLEHNSPTGVVTDTGQELKASFIVNAADAKRLYNSLLPENAVDKDFIQRLNRAQVSDSVFSVFMGVDTAPENLDQHVEHVIYVPVAAKYCDYESPDYFKTAGMEISIPCLRDPSLAPEGKTGIILNLNTTQKAMNRWGNDVSIETYERTKEEVADDVMANFFRLYPSLKEKIEFRIIATPFTMEEKTLNSGGSITGWNYHPSETFPLRDFMKMKKSINTPVKNIFQVGQWSFDPAGLPVCLITAKLAADRVEKALG; the protein is encoded by the coding sequence ATGAAATTCGACTGTATTGTTATCGGTGCGGGAATAGCTGGCCTCAGTTGTGCCGCCTTTCTGTCCAAAGCGGGAAAGAAAGTCGCACTTGTAGAGAGAGCCGAAAAACCCGGAGGCTGTTCCTCCTCATTTGAGCACAGAGGTTACCACTTCGACAGCGGAATAAAGGCCGTGGAAAACGCCGGGCTTCTGTTTCCAATGCTTGAGAACTTCGGTATCCTGGATAATCTACAATTCGTAAAGAACAGAGTGTACGCTGGCTTCGAGGATAAAGTCTTTTCCATGGAATCGGACGAAAGCCTTCTGGAGTACTTCGACTTCCTAGGCAAACGCTTTCCCGAAAGCAGATCCGGCATAGAGGATCTGCTTAAGGAAATGGAAGAACTAAACAGCTTTATGGGTTCGTTGTCAGGCATGTCGGGACCGCTTTACGGAAAGACTACATTCCTGACAAAGTTGAAATCAATTCCCTGGTTTCTCAAGAACGGCAAGAAGCTTCTCGGCTTCTTGAAGAAACTGAAATACAACAATGTACCGTTTAGAGATTTCTTACGAGCTAGAATACTCGATGACGAACTGGTCAGTATCATCGATGAGCCCTTTTTCGACGGGACTCCCGCATTTTTTGGTCTTGCTTACCCAACGGTCTTCAGAGATTACTTCTATCCCAAAGGTGGAATAGAACGAATACCCCTTGAGCTTGCAGAGTTCATTAGAAAAAGTGGAGGCACAGTCCTTACAAACACCGAGGTTACGAAGATTCTTCTCGAACACAACTCACCGACCGGAGTGGTTACAGATACCGGGCAGGAGCTGAAGGCATCCTTCATCGTTAATGCTGCCGACGCGAAGCGTCTATACAACAGCCTCCTCCCTGAGAATGCCGTTGACAAAGACTTTATCCAAAGACTAAATAGAGCGCAGGTTTCCGATTCTGTCTTTTCCGTATTTATGGGAGTTGACACAGCTCCTGAGAATCTTGATCAACATGTAGAACACGTAATCTATGTTCCCGTCGCTGCAAAATACTGCGATTATGAATCTCCCGACTACTTCAAGACGGCGGGAATGGAGATCAGCATTCCCTGCCTTAGAGACCCGTCTCTTGCTCCAGAAGGCAAGACGGGAATAATTCTGAACCTCAATACAACTCAAAAGGCTATGAACCGCTGGGGAAATGATGTTTCTATAGAGACATATGAACGTACGAAAGAAGAGGTAGCCGATGATGTAATGGCCAACTTTTTTAGACTATATCCTTCACTAAAAGAGAAAATTGAGTTCAGAATCATCGCCACTCCTTTCACTATGGAAGAGAAGACCTTGAACAGTGGTGGTTCGATTACAGGATGGAATTATCATCCTTCCGAGACCTTTCCTTTGAGGGACTTCATGAAGATGAAGAAATCGATCAATACACCGGTGAAGAATATCTTTCAGGTAGGTCAGTGGAGCTTCGATCCGGCAGGCCTCCCTGTATGCCTTATTACAGCGAAACTCGCTGCGGACAGGGTGGAGAAAGCTCTTGGATAG
- a CDS encoding cation diffusion facilitator family transporter: protein MEHKYHSRHYGHEWNVAAAVLKGCNTKELLKEYFSVMGRRFGIFFDVFPYGKRMHEATDLDSFLDSAIEDMKEDKWLIQNGNTFTLTEKGESEAKKMLAELQNSGRLLEKATRAETVSRITIVVHFILAALKLPTAILSGSVGLLNDSFDTLLDGISSVFVYWGVKKNHEHLVSLILLLFMGATGVFSLIEALFRLVSGEIPSPDLLTFTAVTISGIVCALLWFYQKYSGLKNRSFPLITQSTDSRNHVLVAVSVAVGLIISLMRIPYADAIVGLIVSFLILRGAAELLIDLIRSARGEEIDFERYGFSLFNKFRAKQLKRWFLFMIDQGKIQPRDQLECEAKASMAYQDIEPLRALGISDSQSDESIVKTALEALDKEMLVTEYDGYLKLTEKGSAELRSTHT from the coding sequence ATGGAACACAAGTATCATTCAAGGCATTATGGACATGAATGGAATGTGGCCGCTGCAGTTCTTAAAGGCTGCAACACGAAGGAACTACTGAAAGAGTACTTCTCAGTAATGGGGAGAAGGTTCGGCATTTTCTTCGATGTCTTCCCCTATGGCAAGAGGATGCACGAAGCCACTGATCTAGATTCATTTCTGGATTCCGCTATAGAAGACATGAAAGAAGATAAGTGGTTAATTCAGAATGGGAACACATTTACGCTGACGGAAAAGGGAGAGTCTGAGGCAAAGAAAATGCTCGCCGAACTCCAGAATAGCGGCAGACTTCTGGAAAAAGCGACAAGGGCCGAAACTGTCTCGAGAATAACTATAGTTGTTCACTTCATCCTTGCTGCCTTGAAGCTTCCCACCGCAATTCTTTCAGGCAGTGTGGGTCTTCTCAATGATTCATTCGATACTCTTCTGGACGGAATCTCAAGTGTTTTCGTGTACTGGGGAGTGAAGAAGAACCATGAACATCTGGTGAGCCTGATTCTGTTGCTATTTATGGGAGCAACTGGAGTTTTTTCATTGATAGAGGCTTTATTCAGGCTCGTTTCCGGTGAGATTCCCTCTCCCGATCTCCTTACTTTTACTGCAGTGACAATTTCTGGAATAGTATGCGCTCTCTTGTGGTTCTATCAAAAATATTCAGGTCTTAAGAACCGATCCTTCCCACTGATTACCCAGTCGACGGATTCAAGAAATCATGTTCTAGTAGCTGTAAGTGTAGCAGTAGGCCTTATCATATCTCTCATGAGGATTCCCTACGCCGATGCCATAGTAGGATTGATTGTTTCCTTTCTAATTCTAAGAGGAGCAGCAGAGCTACTGATAGACCTTATAAGATCTGCCAGAGGAGAGGAGATTGACTTCGAAAGATATGGCTTTTCCCTCTTCAACAAGTTCAGGGCGAAACAGCTAAAGCGCTGGTTTCTTTTCATGATCGATCAGGGCAAGATACAGCCTCGTGATCAGCTGGAGTGCGAGGCAAAGGCATCTATGGCTTATCAAGATATAGAACCTCTTAGAGCCTTGGGAATTTCCGATTCACAGTCTGACGAATCGATCGTCAAGACCGCCCTCGAGGCATTGGATAAGGAAATGCTCGTAACTGAATACGACGGATATCTCAAGCTTACCGAAAAGGGCTCCGCCGAGTTGAGATCTACCCATACGTGA
- a CDS encoding sugar ABC transporter ATP-binding protein, with amino-acid sequence MSDKNVVLKTVSISKSFPGVKALSNVDFDLLEGEIHAICGENGAGKSTFCNVLTGIVRPDEGNVILNGAEVRLTHPSQALRLGIRMVYQERNLIPYLTGAQNILLREEPVKGGFLIDEKSILSKAEELSELYNLRVPLGIPVALLSSAQRQAIEILRAFLYKPKILILDEPTSSLTESEVKSLFSAIHQIKNEGVSVILITHKLEQVFENADRISIFRNGERVTTRDKEDLSEEEAIRLMVNRNISSLFPEVTNRSGDTILQVENLSGSGFLKDISIHLKKGEVLGLYGLIGSGRTELIEHLYGLRETKTGRVIVKGKEVDPNVHRMIEEGVFLVPDDRREKGLLTSLNLKKNLTISYIDEFSRLLGVVSARKENSLVKTILDKSSLSLKYSNINQDVQVLSGGNQQKVVIGRWISKDHMSVLILDDPTNGIDVGTKFEIYKMIRNLAEEKSVGVIFISSELPELIGVCDRLYVFKEGRISGELSREEFDDEKILSMAL; translated from the coding sequence ATGTCGGATAAGAATGTTGTTCTGAAGACTGTATCAATATCTAAATCCTTTCCGGGGGTCAAAGCCCTGAGCAACGTAGACTTTGATTTGCTCGAGGGTGAGATTCACGCTATTTGTGGTGAAAACGGAGCAGGAAAGAGCACTTTCTGCAATGTTCTGACAGGAATAGTGAGACCAGATGAGGGAAATGTCATTCTCAACGGTGCCGAAGTGAGACTCACTCACCCTTCCCAGGCCCTCAGACTGGGGATAAGAATGGTTTATCAGGAGCGGAACCTCATTCCATATCTCACCGGCGCTCAAAACATCCTTTTGAGAGAGGAACCTGTCAAGGGAGGTTTCCTGATAGACGAAAAATCGATTCTTTCAAAAGCAGAGGAACTATCTGAACTCTACAATCTAAGAGTGCCTCTCGGCATCCCCGTTGCGCTTCTCAGTTCTGCGCAAAGACAGGCCATAGAGATTCTTCGTGCTTTCCTCTACAAGCCGAAGATATTGATTCTTGACGAGCCTACTTCCAGTCTTACCGAGTCGGAAGTCAAGTCGCTGTTCAGTGCAATCCATCAGATAAAAAATGAAGGTGTTTCCGTAATACTAATTACTCACAAACTTGAGCAAGTATTCGAAAACGCAGACAGGATTTCGATATTCAGAAATGGTGAGAGAGTAACCACAAGGGATAAGGAAGACCTTTCTGAGGAAGAGGCGATAAGACTTATGGTGAACAGGAATATTTCTAGCCTTTTTCCCGAAGTGACGAATCGTTCCGGGGACACGATACTACAGGTCGAAAACCTTAGCGGTTCGGGATTCCTTAAGGATATTAGTATTCACTTGAAAAAGGGAGAAGTTCTTGGATTATACGGTCTTATTGGTTCTGGAAGAACCGAGCTAATAGAACACTTGTACGGTCTGAGAGAAACAAAGACCGGCAGGGTAATTGTCAAAGGCAAAGAGGTTGATCCAAATGTACATAGAATGATAGAGGAAGGCGTCTTCCTCGTACCGGACGACAGAAGAGAAAAGGGACTGCTTACAAGTTTGAATCTGAAGAAGAATTTGACAATATCATATATTGATGAGTTCTCAAGACTCCTGGGAGTTGTCTCGGCCAGGAAAGAAAACTCTCTCGTTAAAACCATTCTTGACAAGAGTTCACTAAGTCTTAAGTACTCAAATATCAATCAGGATGTCCAGGTTCTGAGCGGCGGCAATCAGCAAAAAGTCGTCATCGGCCGATGGATCTCAAAGGACCACATGAGCGTTCTGATTCTCGACGATCCGACAAATGGAATCGACGTTGGGACGAAGTTCGAAATCTACAAGATGATCAGAAATCTTGCAGAAGAAAAGAGCGTAGGCGTGATTTTCATTTCTTCTGAACTCCCCGAACTTATAGGAGTTTGTGATAGGCTTTATGTCTTTAAAGAAGGAAGAATTTCTGGTGAGCTGTCTCGCGAAGAATTCGATGATGAAAAGATATTATCCATGGCTCTTTAA